Proteins from a single region of Candidatus Aminicenantes bacterium:
- a CDS encoding SDR family oxidoreductase encodes NAGVALESPAAMEDAAWLDNWNRTLQVNLTAAAELCRHSVRHFQATGGGRIINVASRAAFRGDTVDYLAYAASKGGLVSLTRSLARGYGKDNIKAFVVAPGFVRTDMAQAFFDRYGEDFALEDIALPRLTEPADLAPLLVFLASGAGDHATGGTFDINAGSYVH; translated from the coding sequence ACAATGCGGGGGTGGCGTTGGAATCTCCGGCGGCAATGGAGGATGCCGCGTGGCTTGACAATTGGAACCGAACCCTACAGGTCAATCTGACCGCGGCCGCGGAGTTGTGCCGCCACAGTGTGCGCCATTTTCAGGCCACGGGTGGGGGGCGCATCATCAATGTCGCTTCCCGGGCGGCTTTTCGCGGAGATACGGTGGATTACCTGGCTTATGCCGCCTCCAAGGGGGGATTGGTTTCGTTGACGCGTTCCCTGGCCCGTGGCTACGGCAAAGACAACATCAAGGCTTTCGTGGTGGCACCGGGGTTTGTGCGCACGGATATGGCCCAGGCCTTTTTTGACCGTTACGGCGAGGATTTCGCCCTGGAAGATATCGCGTTACCGCGGTTGACCGAACCGGCGGACCTGGCGCCGCTGCTCGTGTTCCTGGCTTCCGGTGCGGGAGATCACGCGACCGGAGGCACGTTTGATATCAATGCCGGCAGCTACGTGCATTGA